A genomic stretch from Aedes albopictus strain Foshan chromosome 2, AalbF5, whole genome shotgun sequence includes:
- the LOC134287613 gene encoding uncharacterized protein LOC134287613, translating to MTSDAESTHDQTVMDLTASQCTIRGLSTSDEVMVCCDGCSKWFHTCCVDIDEDNLPKKWYCQSKACQEKAQEYRQKQKDTKKQFRTRKHGNESDKPSVSSCLAASSLEAKRRALEEKHKRQYEELEVEMQLRKKEREMQRAFEQRKTELELQMRAEEEEEQRAWQAEMLQKKKEQIQWLKANRESSFEMQMAAMDEELAELSGQKSKPAPEVVKDVSRAGPSGKVNPNVLKLRKANVKKLTRDYESTDEEDEDDDPSTQSSHSSMKTRVRDRALRKTCQKVGSASQNWLGKQQTGPTKAQLTARMGLTYKLPKFSGKPAQWPLFYAAYKTSNDVCGYMNHENLMRLQEALEGDALELVSGQLLLPETIPQVIEKLRRHFGRPEQLLQCLLDKVNQLEPPRPDNLRSFVPFGNTVEQLCGHLEAADLRQHLVNPLLIKSLVAKLPDREKREWVHYRRGRGETTLRTLTDFLMDIVADACEANVDVEFNPSPSSESDSQPEEESSNEAGLYCHCEASSSTYNTSEESKLKPCKMCQSKDHRLQHCADFKKLRYDERLKLVTLEKLCHVCLNEHDGQCKLKIRCNIGDCREFHNSLMHPVGNTVGLSAPIRTNCTVLFRIVPVQLHCGGRTVSVLAFLDEGASVTLVEKKLADRLGAVGVQERLTIRWTGNTSRVEDCRRMSLWASGTGAAAGGKMLLHTVHTVDKLMLPHQRLDSEEFAAQYEHMRGLPIESYDGQPQLLIGVNNIHAFAPMEAKVGTPVEPIAVRTKLGWTVYGPRQQTPAAADNYLGYHRQVTNEDLPPESHYASKESVVTISRGTVEKKWAQRIRERTAQLVGNRCEDESLSKTRRQEIKTCRHPDSSEKIATNMAVLIPNARRQAEQQNRRVRNPKRDDQLAGSLAEPRRGETDDTDAFDGEGESPGSGQGSKWGSAFSTRFSTRHRGELLPQLYEEKWPSRKLVASGAKPEEVKNGRRKEKLGVMRALDEGRKLLGKILPTTLAETAGNGSTILRGRREIPTVLQMKLHRCGHQGLRRTSSTDKREDEDGKAQRRDLVKLASLRGNVNPKMPDVTGWGVATPHILNRSKI from the coding sequence ATGACTTCCGATGCTGAGTCCACCCACGACCAAACCGTCATGGATCTGACGGCATCTCAGTGTACAATTCGTGGACTATCTACGAGCGACGAGGTGATGGTCTGCTGTGACGGATGTTCTAAATGGTTCCATACATGTTGCGTGGACATCGATGAGGACAATCTGCCGAAGAAGTGGTACTGCCAAAGCAAGGCCTGCCAGGAGAAGGCCCAGGAGTACCGGCAGAAGCAGAAGGACACCAAGAAGCAGTTTCGCACCCGGAAACACGGCAACGAGTCGGACAAACCCAGCGTCAGCTCTTGTCTAGCTGCGTCTAGCTTGGAAGCAAAGCGCCGAGCGCTAGAAGAGAAGCATAAGCGGCAGTATGAAGAGCTGGAGGTGGAGATGCAGCTGCGGAAGAAGGAAAGGGAGATGCAGCGTGCGTTCGAGCAGCGAAAGACGGAGTTGGAGCTGCAGATGCGcgctgaagaagaagaagaacaaagaGCATGGCAAGCGGAGATGCTCCAAAAGAAGAAGGAGCAGATTCAGTGGCTGAAGGCGAACCGGGAGTCGTCGTTCGAGATGCAAATGGCGGCGATGGATGAGGAGTTAGCGGAACTTTCGGGTCAAAAGTCGAAGCCGGCGCCGGAAGTAGTCAAGGACGTTTCGCGAGCGGGTCCTTCCGGCAAAGTCAACCCAAACGTGTTGAAGCTGAGAAAGGCGAACGTGAAGAAGCTAACACGAGACTACGAGAGCACCGACGAAGAAGACGAGGACGACGATCCGTCAACCCAGAGTTCGCATTCGTCCATGAAAACGAGGGTGAGGGATAGGGCTCTGAGGAAGACGTGCCAGAAAGTGGGAAGTGCCAGCCAAAACTGGCTGGGGAAGCAGCAGACCGGGCCGACGAAGGCCCAGCTGACCGCGAGGATGGGGTTAACCTACAAACTCCCAAAATTCTCCGGCAAACCAGCACAGTGGCCATTGTTCTACGCGGCCTACAAAACGTCCAATGATGTCTGCGGCTACATGAACCACGAAAACCTGATGCGACTGCAGGAAGCGCTGGAAGGCGATGCCCTCGAACTGGTATCTGGGCAGTTACTACTTCCCGAAACCATCCCGCAGGTCATCGAGAAGCTGCGCCGGCACTTCGGCCGCCCGGAACAATTGCTTCAATGCCTGCTGGACAAGGTGAACCAGCTGGAACCCCCGAGGCCGGACAATCTGAGGAGTTTTGTTCCATTCGGAAACACGGTGGAGCAACTCTGCGGCCATCTGGAGGCAGCGGATCTACGGCAACACCTCGTCAACCCGCTGCTGATAAAGTCGCTGGTTGCTAAGCTGCCGGATCGGGAAAAGCGTGAGTGGGTCCATTACCGGCGAGGTCGAGGGGAAACAACCTTGAGGACGCTGACGGATTTCCTTATGGACATCGTGGCAGACGCCTGTGAAGCTAATGTTGACGTGGAGTTCAATCCATCGCCGTCGTCTGAATCAGATTCCCAGCCCGAAGAGGAGAGTTCGAATGAGGCTGGGCTATACTGTCACTGCGAAGCCAGCAGTTCGACCTACAACACAAGTGAAGAGAGTAAGCTGAAACCGTGCAAGATGTGCCAATCCAAGGATCATCGTCTGCAGCACTGCGCGGATTTCAAGAAGTTGCGGTACGATGAGCGTTTGAAGCTGGTGACGCTCGAGAAGTTATGCCATGTCTGCCTCAACGAGCACGACGGGCAGTGCAAATTGAAAATCCGCTGCAACATCGGCGACTGCAGAGAGTTCCACAACTCGCTCATGCATCCGGTCGGAAACACGGTCGGGCTGAGTGCACCCATAAGGACAAACTGCACGGTCTTGTTCCGGATCGTTCCGGTACAGCTGCACTGCGGAGGCAGAACAGTTTCGGTGTTAGCGTTCCTGGACGAAGGAGCTTCCGTCACGCTGGTGGAAAAAAAGCTCGCCGACCGTCTGGGCGCGGTCGGAgtacaagagcgattgaccatccGGTGGACGGGAAACACGTCGAGAGTGGAGGATTGCCGAAGAATGAGTCTGTGGGCTTCGGGAACAGGCGCTGCAGCCGGCGGCAAGATGCTGTTGCACACAGTGCACACGGTGGACAAACTGATGCTGCCACATCAAAGGTTGGATTCTGAGGAGTTTGCAGCACAGTACGAGCACATGCGAGGACTGCCCATTGAATCGTACGACGGACAGCCGCAGTTGCTGATTGGGGTAAACAATATCCACGCGTTTGCACCGATGGAGGCAAAGGTGGGTACGCCAGTGGAACCGATTGCTGTTCGAACCAAACTAGGATGGACGGTCTATGGGCCGCGACAGCAAACCCCAGCGGCGGCCGACAACTATCTCGGTTACCACCGGCAGGTAACAAACGAGGATCTGCCGCCCGAGAGTCATTATGCGTCGAAAGAATCGGTGGTGACAATTTCACGGGGCACCGTGGAGAAGAAATGGGCCCAGCGAATAAGAGAGCGAACCGCCCAACTCGTCGGCAATCGCTGCGAAGACGAATCGCTGTCGAAGACCCGGAGACAAGAAATTAAAACGTGTCGTCATCCGGACAGCTCCGAAAAAATCGCCACGAACATGGCGGTTCTCATCCCGAACGCAAGAAGACAGGCTGAACAACAAAATAGGCGGGTTCGAAATCCGAAACGGGATGATCAACTCGCTGGAAGCCTTGCGGAGCCTAGAAGAGGCGAAACCGACGACACCGACGCATTTGATGGCGAAGGAGAGAGTCCTGGGAGCGGTCAGGGATCCAAGTGGGGATCGGCGTTTTCGACTCGCTTTTCGACGAGGCACCGCGGCGAGTTGTTGCCGCAGTTGTACGAGGAAAAGTGGCCGTCGAGAAAGCTCGTCGCAAGTGGCGCAAAACCGGAGGAAGTCAAGAACGGTCGGCGAAAGGAGAAGCTTGGGGTGATGCGTGCGCTCGATGAGGGGCGCAAGTTGTTGGGCAAGATCCTACCAACGACACTAGCGGAAACGGCTGGCAATGGTTCGACGATTCTTCGTGGTCGACGGGAAATCCCGACAGTCTTGCAGATGAAGCTTCATCGCTGCGGTCATCAAGGTCTCAGAAGGACGAGCTCGACAGACAAACGTGAGGACGAAGATGGTAAGGCGCAGAGACGGGACTTGGTAAAGCTTGCGTCGTTAAGAGGTAATGTAAATCCGAAAATGCCGGATGTTACGGGCTGGGGTGTTGCGACGCCGCACATTTTGAACCGGTCTAAAATATGA